The following are from one region of the Defluviitalea raffinosedens genome:
- a CDS encoding ABC transporter ATP-binding protein has translation MGQETIVALKQIDLQIFQGEICCLLGTSGSGKSTLLNMIAGLEKPTKGSVQIKGHYIEKMNEAQLAKFRQKYIGFVFQSYNLIPSLTALENVCLPLVFQGVPKKKRETMAKEMLEAVGLGSRLKHKPNEMSGGQQQRVSIARAFVNRPTIIFADEPTGNLDTNTTIEILELMTSMARKYNQTMVVVSHDTEIADYADRLIHMKDGEIISIEQKTTEGMK, from the coding sequence ATGGGGCAAGAAACAATTGTCGCTTTAAAGCAAATAGATTTACAAATTTTTCAAGGAGAGATTTGCTGTCTGCTGGGTACATCGGGTTCAGGCAAATCTACTCTGCTCAATATGATAGCCGGATTAGAAAAGCCTACAAAAGGCAGTGTGCAAATAAAAGGGCACTATATTGAGAAGATGAATGAAGCACAGCTTGCCAAATTTAGACAAAAGTACATAGGCTTTGTTTTTCAGTCTTATAATTTAATACCTTCTCTTACTGCATTGGAAAACGTATGTCTACCCCTTGTTTTCCAAGGAGTCCCAAAGAAAAAAAGAGAAACTATGGCAAAAGAAATGCTGGAAGCCGTAGGTTTGGGTTCCCGTTTAAAGCATAAGCCCAATGAAATGAGTGGTGGCCAGCAGCAAAGAGTGAGTATTGCCAGAGCATTTGTCAATCGTCCTACCATTATTTTTGCAGACGAACCCACAGGAAATCTCGATACCAATACTACAATTGAAATACTAGAACTTATGACAAGTATGGCAAGAAAGTATAATCAAACCATGGTGGTTGTTTCACATGATACGGAAATTGCTGATTATGCCGATCGGCTTATTCATATGAAAGACGGAGAAATCATCTCCATAGAACAAAAAACGACGGAAGGAATGAAATGA
- a CDS encoding WG repeat-containing protein: MLKGMALLEIGKFFLPQGAVFAPIKNYNNYSFIQKGDIDGDGDEEIIVGYLWRKQPFVMILKNIKNRWYRISTIKGNGYDIHSIELVSTSENRRSQKDLIIKWMKDKKTLATNVFTWKAGKLHKLEEETRYSRKEEVLANVENLHPIKAYQIGGVLWGYIDDLGEIVIPPQYDYGEPFQENGLAVISVNELYGVIDLEGAYVISPQYSYIGEFSEGRAQARDGNETRLIDEKGNILFSTNGNILPMINNRASFSIVDKENEWKYGYIDREGNVVIPPQYRYARSFENGMAVVEHLNGEFSIIDKEGNIISHLDYAFVGGIGEGLLSFQEAFGEKYGYIDLEGKIIIPVQFDIAEEFRDKRAVVGIQQDIGFHYGLIDQQGKYVISPRYNYIRNLGENRIALGIPAHENNPVWADSKYAIGDLDGNILTDFIYYDLTDYNKGYASANDGQRTFFINREGKRVSRLPVVKGNGSLVFEGKIIKGNIDYRLIYLDREGKVIWHEENSIQLNEQFRVQERKYAPNRYYVIYYPEIIGIKDELTRKQVNEKLQKMSKGEDIYKDEIMDSTYYGDYLVSFFKNNLIGIELNGYSYTFGAAHGMPTKICTHINLETGEFYELGDLFKKNSNYVEILSKMIRDQIMEEGKDSYIWLDSYQGIRPNQSFYITDSTLHIYFDPYEIAPYAAGFPTFAIPFKNIMNIIDTEGDFWRNIQGD; this comes from the coding sequence ATGTTAAAAGGAATGGCTTTATTGGAAATAGGAAAATTTTTTTTGCCCCAAGGAGCAGTCTTTGCACCGATCAAAAATTATAATAATTATTCTTTTATTCAAAAAGGAGATATTGATGGAGATGGGGATGAAGAAATTATTGTTGGCTACTTGTGGAGAAAGCAACCTTTTGTAATGATTTTAAAAAACATAAAGAACAGATGGTACAGGATATCAACGATCAAAGGTAATGGCTATGATATTCATTCCATAGAACTTGTATCAACTTCAGAAAATAGAAGGAGCCAAAAAGATTTGATTATAAAATGGATGAAAGATAAGAAGACTCTTGCAACGAATGTTTTTACATGGAAAGCAGGTAAATTACATAAACTTGAAGAAGAAACCAGATATAGCAGAAAAGAAGAAGTGCTTGCTAATGTGGAGAATCTTCATCCAATTAAAGCATATCAAATTGGAGGTGTTCTGTGGGGGTATATCGATGACTTAGGAGAGATTGTGATTCCTCCTCAATACGATTATGGAGAACCTTTTCAAGAAAATGGATTAGCAGTTATAAGTGTAAATGAATTATATGGGGTGATTGACTTAGAGGGAGCTTATGTGATTTCGCCACAATATTCATATATCGGAGAATTTTCAGAAGGGCGAGCTCAAGCTAGAGACGGAAATGAAACTAGATTGATCGATGAGAAAGGTAATATTTTATTTTCAACCAATGGAAATATATTGCCCATGATCAATAATAGAGCTTCATTCTCTATAGTGGACAAAGAGAATGAATGGAAGTACGGATATATTGATCGGGAAGGCAATGTTGTCATACCGCCTCAATATAGATATGCCAGAAGTTTTGAAAATGGAATGGCGGTTGTTGAACATCTGAATGGAGAGTTTTCAATCATTGACAAGGAAGGAAATATAATTTCTCATTTAGATTATGCGTTTGTTGGGGGGATAGGGGAAGGGTTGCTCTCCTTTCAAGAGGCATTCGGTGAAAAATATGGATATATCGATCTAGAAGGAAAAATTATTATACCTGTTCAATTTGACATTGCTGAAGAATTTAGAGATAAAAGAGCTGTGGTAGGCATTCAACAGGATATAGGTTTTCATTATGGATTGATTGATCAGCAGGGAAAATACGTTATTTCGCCTCGATATAACTATATCCGAAACTTAGGGGAAAACCGTATTGCTCTGGGAATTCCGGCTCATGAAAACAATCCTGTTTGGGCTGATTCTAAATATGCAATTGGTGATCTGGACGGAAATATTTTAACGGACTTCATTTACTATGATCTTACAGATTATAATAAAGGGTATGCTTCTGCCAATGACGGCCAGAGAACATTTTTTATTAACAGAGAAGGCAAAAGAGTGAGTCGTTTGCCTGTAGTTAAAGGAAATGGTTCTCTTGTTTTTGAAGGAAAGATCATAAAAGGAAATATTGATTACAGATTAATCTATTTAGACAGAGAAGGGAAGGTCATTTGGCATGAGGAAAACTCGATTCAATTGAATGAACAGTTCAGAGTTCAGGAAAGGAAATATGCTCCCAATAGATATTATGTAATATATTATCCTGAAATTATAGGTATCAAAGATGAACTCACAAGGAAGCAGGTGAACGAAAAACTTCAGAAGATGTCAAAAGGGGAAGATATTTATAAAGATGAAATAATGGATTCAACTTATTATGGAGATTACTTAGTATCTTTTTTTAAAAATAATTTAATTGGTATTGAATTAAATGGGTACAGTTATACCTTCGGAGCAGCTCATGGTATGCCGACTAAAATTTGTACACACATTAATTTAGAGACAGGAGAATTTTATGAACTAGGAGATCTTTTTAAGAAAAACAGTAATTATGTAGAGATTTTAAGTAAAATGATCAGAGATCAAATTATGGAAGAAGGAAAAGATTCTTACATCTGGTTGGATAGCTATCAGGGCATTAGACCCAATCAATCCTTCTATATTACCGATTCTACTCTTCATATTTACTTTGACCCTTATGAAATTGCTCCTTATGCAGCGGGATTTCCTACGTTTGCGATTCCCTTTAAAAACATTATGAATATAATCGATACGGAAGGTGATTTTTGGAGAAATATACAAGGGGATTGA
- a CDS encoding COG1361 S-layer family protein yields the protein MKKQNNLLAIFILLIFSFSLFPFKMIQALEVDQHVEVSTWIDKIYVPSNKLEAGDTLTVEIKVSNAATSTRSVRLKSIEFGNGFRCLGSTDITADLTPGNSDKELPYISRKLEYKGGGNRTIRYTITYQEIDDTGKPATPIKTIEGSKAIDDSVTIIDTKKYQPRISLVNDEVIELGAGEYKKVSLPFVNAGGFTAEDVTVTIESSKQGDKFPILVKDIQKLYFSSIRKDGINYLEFGVQADRTAEPGVYPITIKYEYTNSSDDKFSGTDTVYVRVSETQMPARLSFGVKNTAPITPGQLATLEITASNQGKAAAKNVQITLTGLKKDGLSVIEGSSTSYISSINPGETKSVQFKVMAAGTLEGNVEPVNIEYTYADGTSTAQKGTQQIFVSLNGKAFGVSDLFIENIIAPDYSVGVGEDFTIGFTLVNNSKYNAKNVKITLDGGEILKPKSQNIYSLKEFNAGAKKNFSATFWAGSDAEYRNYPLEIKVEYLPYQGATDVVTFSQYAGINVDGNKNGNSKSKPRVIIGEYTVNPQIVRAGQEFDLSLGFTNTHGSKVVQNLKATLTINEKGKDDKEDTGTVFTPVSGQSNMFYIAELSPSATIIKNVRMYTVPDASPKTYEVTVEMEYEDANGEAYTETAKIGIPVQQSTQIDIGEIRIDGEVMVGSPTYVITQIFNTGRTNIKNLLISLEGPFEKQEASLFVGNFEQGNSEYFEGVIIPTQAGECNGELIVSYEEITGEKQELRVPFTMNVSESFSPEEMGMEPDGMMPPDMENKPFYKKPVVWIITVIVVALGAGAFIFIKKKRKQKEMTLDE from the coding sequence ATGAAAAAGCAGAATAATCTATTGGCTATTTTTATACTACTTATATTTTCATTTAGTCTTTTCCCATTTAAAATGATACAAGCGTTAGAAGTAGATCAACATGTAGAAGTGAGTACTTGGATAGATAAAATTTATGTGCCTAGTAATAAACTCGAGGCTGGAGATACACTTACAGTAGAAATTAAAGTCTCTAATGCAGCAACTAGCACAAGATCAGTTCGTCTAAAATCTATCGAATTTGGCAACGGATTTAGATGCCTTGGAAGTACTGATATAACAGCAGACTTAACGCCTGGCAACTCGGATAAGGAATTGCCATACATTTCCAGAAAATTGGAATATAAAGGCGGAGGCAATAGAACTATAAGATATACAATTACTTATCAAGAAATAGATGATACTGGAAAGCCAGCAACTCCAATTAAAACTATTGAAGGAAGTAAAGCAATTGACGATTCAGTTACTATAATAGACACCAAAAAATATCAACCTCGTATTTCCCTTGTAAATGATGAAGTCATTGAACTTGGTGCAGGAGAATATAAAAAAGTAAGCCTTCCTTTTGTAAATGCCGGAGGTTTTACAGCTGAAGATGTAACGGTTACTATTGAATCCAGCAAACAAGGGGACAAATTCCCCATTCTCGTTAAAGATATACAAAAATTATATTTTAGTTCCATAAGAAAAGATGGCATCAACTATTTAGAATTCGGTGTTCAGGCAGATCGTACCGCTGAACCCGGAGTTTATCCCATTACTATAAAATATGAATATACCAACTCCTCCGATGATAAGTTTTCAGGGACTGATACCGTATATGTTCGAGTGTCAGAAACCCAAATGCCTGCTCGTCTTAGTTTTGGTGTAAAAAACACTGCGCCTATTACTCCCGGGCAGCTTGCTACTTTGGAAATTACCGCAAGCAATCAGGGAAAAGCTGCTGCTAAAAATGTGCAAATTACCTTAACAGGATTAAAAAAAGACGGGCTGTCTGTAATAGAAGGAAGCAGTACTTCCTACATATCCAGCATTAATCCGGGAGAAACAAAATCTGTTCAATTTAAAGTAATGGCAGCAGGTACATTAGAAGGAAATGTTGAACCGGTCAATATTGAATATACCTATGCAGACGGTACATCAACAGCTCAAAAAGGTACACAGCAGATCTTTGTTTCATTAAATGGAAAAGCCTTTGGTGTTTCTGATTTATTTATAGAAAATATTATTGCTCCAGATTATTCAGTGGGCGTTGGAGAAGATTTTACTATTGGATTCACTCTGGTAAACAACTCTAAATATAATGCCAAGAATGTTAAAATTACCCTTGACGGTGGAGAAATCTTAAAACCTAAATCTCAAAATATTTATTCCTTAAAGGAGTTTAATGCTGGTGCCAAAAAGAATTTTTCAGCAACTTTTTGGGCAGGCAGTGATGCTGAATACAGAAACTATCCGCTTGAAATCAAAGTAGAATATCTCCCCTACCAGGGAGCAACCGATGTAGTAACTTTCAGCCAATATGCCGGAATTAATGTGGATGGAAATAAAAACGGAAACTCTAAAAGTAAACCCAGGGTGATTATAGGAGAATATACTGTAAATCCTCAAATTGTAAGGGCTGGTCAAGAATTCGATCTAAGTTTGGGATTCACCAATACCCATGGCTCCAAAGTCGTTCAAAATCTCAAAGCTACATTGACCATTAATGAAAAAGGTAAGGATGATAAGGAGGACACTGGTACCGTTTTCACCCCTGTAAGCGGACAAAGCAATATGTTCTATATTGCTGAACTTAGTCCCAGTGCCACAATCATAAAAAATGTCCGTATGTATACTGTCCCCGATGCCAGTCCGAAAACTTATGAAGTAACTGTTGAAATGGAATATGAAGATGCGAACGGAGAAGCCTATACTGAAACAGCAAAAATCGGTATTCCCGTACAACAAAGTACTCAAATTGATATTGGAGAAATAAGAATTGATGGAGAAGTAATGGTGGGATCTCCTACCTATGTCATCACTCAAATCTTCAATACAGGCCGAACAAATATAAAAAACCTTTTGATCTCTTTAGAAGGACCTTTTGAAAAACAGGAAGCCAGTTTATTCGTAGGAAACTTTGAGCAAGGAAACTCAGAATATTTTGAAGGCGTTATTATTCCAACTCAAGCTGGTGAATGTAATGGAGAACTGATTGTATCTTATGAAGAAATAACCGGTGAAAAACAAGAATTAAGAGTTCCATTTACAATGAATGTCTCTGAATCTTTTTCTCCGGAAGAAATGGGTATGGAACCAGACGGCATGATGCCTCCTGACATGGAAAATAAACCGTTTTATAAAAAACCTGTTGTCTGGATCATAACCGTAATTGTGGTTGCTTTAGGAGCTGGAGCATTCATTTTCATAAAGAAAAAAAGAAAACAGAAAGAGATGACCTTAGATGAATAG